From the Ignavibacteria bacterium genome, one window contains:
- the wecB gene encoding UDP-N-acetylglucosamine 2-epimerase (non-hydrolyzing), which translates to MKKIAVIFGTRPDTIKMAPIIQEIKKNSKQFELLTIATAQHRQMLDQVLQVFDIKPDYDLNIMKPKQTLASITKNTIEELDNVFSKEKPDMVLVQGDTTTTFVGSLASFYRQIPVGHIEAGLRTNDKANPFPEEINRRLTSSITELHFAPTETAKKALLKENIDRKTVFVTGNTVIDALKVSVKKKYKFSIMKLNELVGQKKKIVLLTMHRRENWGAPMQGACDAVKRLAMAYPELNFVFPVHLNPIVRDVVFPTLDKIENVHLIEPLDYMDFVNLMAKSYLIITDSGGVQEEGPHFGIPILVLRKVTERPEAVKYGTVRLVGLDENKIYSTAKKLIDDKTYYNKIASAVNPYGDGLSAKRTVQIIKNYFGLSKAAVNEFIPKAGNKKSGNKK; encoded by the coding sequence TTGAAAAAGATTGCAGTAATATTCGGCACACGTCCGGATACCATAAAAATGGCTCCAATTATACAGGAAATAAAGAAAAACAGTAAACAGTTTGAACTTTTAACCATTGCCACTGCCCAGCACAGGCAGATGCTCGACCAGGTTCTGCAGGTTTTTGACATTAAACCTGATTACGATCTGAACATCATGAAGCCGAAGCAGACGCTTGCTTCAATAACAAAAAACACGATCGAAGAGCTTGACAACGTCTTCAGCAAAGAAAAGCCCGACATGGTTTTAGTTCAGGGCGATACCACTACAACATTTGTAGGCAGCCTGGCCTCCTTCTACAGGCAGATACCCGTAGGTCACATTGAGGCGGGTCTGAGGACAAACGACAAGGCAAATCCCTTCCCCGAAGAAATAAACAGAAGACTTACGAGCTCAATTACCGAGCTTCACTTTGCCCCCACAGAAACGGCAAAAAAAGCACTCTTAAAAGAAAACATCGATCGCAAAACCGTATTTGTAACGGGAAACACGGTCATTGATGCCCTGAAGGTTTCAGTAAAGAAAAAATACAAGTTTTCGATAATGAAACTGAATGAACTTGTAGGCCAGAAGAAGAAAATCGTACTGCTTACCATGCACAGGAGAGAAAATTGGGGAGCTCCGATGCAGGGTGCCTGCGATGCGGTAAAAAGACTTGCCATGGCTTATCCGGAGCTGAACTTCGTGTTTCCGGTGCATCTTAACCCGATTGTCAGGGATGTCGTATTCCCTACACTGGACAAGATTGAAAATGTGCACCTGATAGAGCCTTTGGATTACATGGACTTCGTAAACCTTATGGCGAAATCCTACCTGATCATAACGGATTCAGGCGGTGTTCAGGAGGAAGGGCCGCACTTCGGCATTCCGATTCTTGTATTAAGAAAAGTTACCGAACGCCCGGAGGCCGTAAAGTACGGGACTGTGAGACTGGTCGGCCTGGATGAAAACAAGATCTATTCAACGGCAAAAAAACTTATAGATGATAAAACATACTATAATAAGATAGCTTCAGCTGTTAACCCTTATGGCGACGGCCTCTCGGCAAAAAGAACGGTTCAGATTATAAAGAACTATTTCGGCCTCTCCAAAGCTGCGGTAAATGAATTCATCCCCAAAGCCGGAAATAAAAAATCCGGAAACAAAAAGTAA
- a CDS encoding aldose 1-epimerase, whose product MSRYIHTESKFGSFKTIILKDTLSGSSVEIALRGATLLNFFIPLKNKLFNIIDGYQTPKELEEQSGARSCIMAPFSNRIEGGFYEFDDAQHQMYNPVNPQREAIHGFARVIDFEVKKVTTDEHKAELILFTNKLRKDAFKGYPYAVDVEVKFVLKDNELHVDITGHNKGTEAAPFGSGWHPYFKTSDEGVDHLVLTIPASSVIIVDEKLIPLSGEDAYLPISEMPEADFRPSKDIYQNTIGDREVNYCYADLQAGSDGIIRSTIRDPKNGLKITVFQKGGVFYAYSADEVKYRPRMSIALEPVQYITNSFNRPELKDKMTLKPGCSVTFSFGVITEVQK is encoded by the coding sequence TTGAGCAGATACATACATACAGAAAGCAAATTCGGCAGTTTCAAAACTATAATCCTGAAAGACACGCTTTCGGGCAGCAGCGTTGAAATTGCACTCAGAGGCGCCACACTGCTGAATTTTTTTATCCCCTTAAAAAATAAGCTCTTCAACATCATTGACGGTTATCAGACCCCAAAGGAACTTGAAGAGCAAAGCGGAGCACGCTCATGCATTATGGCCCCCTTCTCCAACAGGATTGAAGGCGGGTTTTATGAATTTGATGACGCGCAGCACCAGATGTATAACCCCGTAAATCCGCAGCGCGAGGCGATCCACGGCTTTGCAAGGGTGATTGATTTTGAGGTAAAGAAAGTTACAACCGATGAACACAAGGCGGAACTTATACTCTTTACGAACAAGCTCAGGAAAGACGCCTTTAAGGGATATCCTTATGCGGTGGATGTTGAAGTAAAGTTTGTCCTAAAAGACAATGAGCTTCACGTTGATATTACAGGGCACAATAAAGGAACCGAAGCCGCCCCCTTCGGATCGGGCTGGCACCCTTACTTTAAGACCTCGGATGAAGGAGTGGACCACCTGGTTCTTACAATTCCCGCCTCCAGCGTTATAATTGTGGACGAGAAGCTGATACCATTAAGCGGAGAGGATGCATACTTGCCGATCAGTGAGATGCCGGAGGCTGACTTCCGTCCGTCGAAAGACATTTACCAGAATACAATAGGCGACAGAGAGGTAAACTACTGTTATGCGGACCTGCAGGCAGGCAGCGACGGTATAATAAGGTCCACAATAAGGGATCCCAAAAACGGTCTGAAGATTACGGTATTCCAGAAAGGCGGGGTGTTTTATGCCTATTCGGCAGATGAAGTCAAGTATCGCCCCAGGATGTCGATTGCCCTGGAGCCGGTACAGTACATTACAAATTCGTTTAACCGTCCGGAACTAAAAGACAAGATGACGCTGAAGCCCGGCTGTTCGGTTACTTTCAGTTTCGGAGTTATTACAGAAGTTCAGAAATAG